A window of Fusarium falciforme chromosome 1, complete sequence genomic DNA:
AACAAGAGATACAACTTCTACTATCGCAACGCGCGGCCCAAAAATCTACCTCAGCACGTAGATGACGCGGCTGCAAGGCGCGGCATTGACGATGTGCAGTGGAAGGGCCTCAGGTTCGAATTCATCAAAGTCCTTGCTGCCGGCGGTCATGGATATGTTTCCCTATGGAGGGTTTGGTTTGAGGATGGATCTAGTAAAAAGGTGGTCATCAAAAGGGCTCTTGGTAGAGACTTTGACGTTGGAAGGGAATCCCGCTTTCACCTTCGATACGCCGGTGCCGAGCATACCAGCCAGATCCTCGACCTACACGCTGAAGCCATGAAGATACAGGATCAAGTCAGACAGAGGAATCCTCTGGCTCGTCTCCGGTACAGAAATGGTTCAGACTTCAACGCCGGATCCCTCCAACTCATCGTCTTTGAGTTCATGGAACACGGAGACTTGCACAAAGTATTGACCCTAGCCAGTCAGATGGATGTGCAATTCCCGGACAGGACGCTTTGGGGAATCTGGGAATGCCGTATGTATCTCCCCTTATACACTTGTGTCCTTGTACTGATTCGTGTCCAGTGGTCCGGGGAGTTGCCTCTGTTGCATATGTGCCTTCTTTCCTTGCCATGCACAGAGACTTTGACAAAGAGTTGCAAATAGCCATTGATACCAACCGTCTGGAACACTTCTTGGCGCAACTGGAGAATATCCAACAATCGCACGATGTTCACCTAGACTTGGAAGAGTTAAACGGTACTTGCATCTGTTCTACACATTCACCCCTTCTAACATGGTTGATAGTTCTCGCTGGTACAGCTGATAGTCATCCGCACAAACCTGTTTTCAAGGTAATTCCCCAAACACCTGGGCGCATGAGGCACGCGTTGACGAATTTCTAGCTTCACGATCTCGGTGCCTTTAGTTACATCATGAGCGAAAAATGGAAGACCTGGGACGATTCCCGGTActggaagatgaggaagcctTGCAAGCTCCACAGAGTGACTCCGGTACGTGACATAGTCAACACATACATCATCAGTCTCTAACCGCTACTAGGAGCAAGTTCACCAGGACTGGGACCAACTGCGGACAGACGAAGGCGTCAACCTGGACGGATCCCAATTCGCAGGTGAAGATCTCACTCAAGGACATCCGATTGCTGGCCGGTTCGGTACTTGGACGAACATCTTTTTCATTGGTAAAGTGGTTAGTTTCATCATTCCTACAACCTGATCCCGCTGACAAGCCATAGATGGAAGCGGCCATCACATTTCTTACCGAGGCGTACCCATTTGATGCCTATCATTTTGATAGTATGGATGGGACACAATCAGGGAACACCTATGGATGGGTGCTGCAAGACCCATCATTCTCCCATGTCGATCCTACTCTGCGCGACCTAATTATGCGATGCCAGCTCGAGGTGCCGGGCGAACGACCCAGCATCACGACGCTTCTGCGAGAGATTGCGATTCGCAAGATGCATCCCTTCTACCAGAGCCCCGAAGAAATGGCATACTTCTGGGAGTGTTTTTTTGGTCCTAAAAATCCGGAGCCCATACCTGATCCAATGGATGACGACGTTGCCGATGCCCTCGAGGAGTCTATGGCTGGAGGCATAATGCCATTCCTGCACCCAGACCCGGGATCAGAGCCTCACCGACATGGGCAGCAAGCAGATTCTGCTCCCGCAGAACGACTCGAGTATTTTCAGAAGTGGATGGATCGACAATCCAGGGCTTCTGGCGCTACTGGTGATGGAGACCAGACCCCTCAACCACCTGTTGGTGGGCATCAGCCGCCTGTTCCTGGTCAAGACCAACATCAGATTCCTCGGCGACCTGCCAATTTGCGAGTCCCCCAACGGATTGCCCGGAGGCCTGTTGGCGACCGGCCgtcggcggcagcggcagcggcagctccCTCGTGGCTCAATCCACCCAGCCATGAAACTGCTGCTatggacgatgacgaagctGCTCAGGAGGATGCCGGGGGGTCTTACACCAACTTGCGTTGCGCACGTGCCGAACCTGATGGCAGCGTATCTGAAACTGGCAGCGATAAATCTCCTGTTCCTACGGCACGACGGGGAATAAGATTTGATCTTCCCAAGAGTGGCGCTGGGCGAGGGAAGGCTAAGAAGACTGGCTCAATATATGACAGGAGCAAGATGCGGTTCGCGAATGGCAAGAAACGTGGATCGAGGGTCAACAAGCGAGCCTCAGAGCCCAGTACAAGGAGCCTCAAGACTGGTGTCAAGATGAACAACCTCGACACGTTTGTCCAGGCGGCCATGGGTGACATACCCATGGCCATCCGCAATCTTATGGCCAGGACAAAGCATCTCGAGCAGAGGCTCGCGGATGGCAATCTTCCTGCCCTTGCGTATACAACCGCAGGCGGAAAGGGAGATTTTGATGTTTGATTTGAGAAGGCAGGTCAAAGTCgagtttctttttttcttggtTGTCACGTATGTCTTATTCCTTTGAGACTGTATCAAGTGATACATGCATGCAGGAGTTCAAGGTTCAGGCAGCTTGCTTTTTACCGCTTTGTTCCCTTTCTTTTTTGTAGGTGGATTGTTTCGTTTTCATTAATCGAGGTTCATTTTGCACTTCATATACGCTACGTATCGTTGATGCTTATTCCAGCCAAAAGCAGTTTGTCATATCTGGGTATCATTAACTCCATCGCTTAATCGCCTGTTCCTTTTTCCGCTAAACCATTATCAAAATCACCTAAGCATCCATTACCAATAATTCATGCAATGTGGTCGACGCGCTGTGGTAAGCACGCGATGGACTGATTAGTCCGTGTCAAAGTTGGTGTATCGACATTCACAAGCCCCTGAGCGAGACTTGACGTCGCCCACCTTGTCGCCGTCATCATCCACGCATCTTGGCGATCCGCTTTTGAAGGACTTGCTCTGAATAATCTCGACGTCACCAGGCCAGGCGACAAACTTGCTGTTTTCAGATTTGTCGTCGTCATTGTTGTGGCCTTTGCTCTTGTGCGTCCACAAGGTGGCCTCAAAGCGCGTGTCGTCAAAGGTACACCGCGCAGCACGGTTGCTAGACGAAAGTTGGTCGTCCGGCACGACAGTCTTGTTcatggagaaggaaaagagaagaCGCTCCTTGGTCGTGTTTTCGTCCAGGAGCTCAAGGGTGAGGTTGGTGAAGGAGGGTGCAAAGGGGTTGTCAGTGGACGAGATCTTGTAGAACTGGGTGTTAACGTAGGTGATGATCCAGAAAAAGGTCGCGGGTTCGCCCTCGGTGTAGGGGTAGCAGCGCCATGTGGATGGATTCGAGGTACACTCTGTCAACGGCTTCTGGAGGTTTGCCTTGAAGGAGAAAGAGCCGGCTGGGAAGTTGGGATCTTTCAATGGGGAGTTGTCCTTGGTTGAGACTTGGCGCCTAGAGGGATTGGTCAATTGGTCGGTTTCCTTTTCATGATAGCTTCACTTACTTGTCCTTCAAACCAATTGTCAGTCCAATGCCAAGTCCTATGGCAATGATAGCCATGACGGCCATGGCGACACCAATCAAGCAACACACTCTCCTGCTATCAACACCACAAATTCGCCCTCGCGGAACAactccctcttcctcgccaagcGAGTCCCCCTCGACGATTTTTCCCTTCACCGCATGCGCCTCCTTATAGCTCGGCGGCGGGGGATGCAGAGTCGGCGCGTGTGGGGGCGAATACCCGGCGGAGAGTATATAAGGTGGGACGTAGGGCGGCGGAAGCACGCCGTTGAGCTTTGCGGCGCCGTTGTAGTTGCTGTTGATCTTTGTGACGCCGTTGTGAGTCCGCATTCCTCGCCGCGGCGACTTGTGCGGTACTCGAAGAGGAGTCTTGGGCGGGCTAGGTGAAGGTGTCGAGGCGACCTCGTTCTCGTCGATGGGGGGCATGTAAGAGACGCCGGAGCGAGAGCCGAGGGAGCCGGGACCGCGGCCATGGCCACGGATCATGGCTGCAGTTATTTAACAATACGACTTTGCGTTGATATTTCTTTGGTTTTTCCTTTATGGCGTTGGGAGGAATTCCAAAGCAAGATGTAGTAGCATAGCTTTGAAACTTAAAAGCGAGGTGGATTTGCGGGGGAGAGAAGctggatgacgatgaactCTGGAATGGACGAGAGGGGGGAAACCCAAGCTTTAGCTGAAAGAGACAAGAGGGATGGGTAA
This region includes:
- a CDS encoding Protein kinase domain-containing protein, translated to MRPEEIQVRTIMVPDNDLLHRRNMMTLQGAIVRGETEVLFHNCPEIPIEYWEKVRHNHRQLNKRYNFYYRNARPKNLPQHVDDAAARRGIDDVQWKGLRFEFIKVLAAGGHGYVSLWRVWFEDGSSKKVVIKRALGRDFDVGRESRFHLRYAGAEHTSQILDLHAEAMKIQDQVRQRNPLARLRYRNGSDFNAGSLQLIVFEFMEHGDLHKVLTLASQMDVQFPDRTLWGIWECLVRGVASVAYVPSFLAMHRDFDKELQIAIDTNRLEHFLAQLENIQQSHDVHLDLEELNGTCICSTHSPLLTWLIVLAGTADSHPHKPVFKLHDLGAFSYIMSEKWKTWDDSRYWKMRKPCKLHRVTPEQVHQDWDQLRTDEGVNLDGSQFAGEDLTQGHPIAGRFGTWTNIFFIGKVMEAAITFLTEAYPFDAYHFDSMDGTQSGNTYGWVLQDPSFSHVDPTLRDLIMRCQLEVPGERPSITTLLREIAIRKMHPFYQSPEEMAYFWECFFGPKNPEPIPDPMDDDVADALEESMAGGIMPFLHPDPGSEPHRHGQQADSAPAERLEYFQKWMDRQSRASGATGDGDQTPQPPVGGHQPPVPGQDQHQIPRRPANLRVPQRIARRPVGDRPSAAAAAAAPSWLNPPSHETAAMDDDEAAQEDAGGSYTNLRCARAEPDGSVSETGSDKSPVPTARRGIRFDLPKSGAGRGKAKKTGSIYDRSKMRFANGKKRGSRVNKRASEPSTRSLKTGVKMNNLDTFVQAAMGDIPMAIRNLMARTKHLEQRLADGNLPALAYTTAGGKGDFDV